From a region of the Leptospira kmetyi serovar Malaysia str. Bejo-Iso9 genome:
- a CDS encoding response regulator: MSILRSDSDFLILDSAGQAVTWNFSEPLREFSENLDHQIHPSQWNWSESDSWDSLWKSAQNLKENSAFFKTAYRNRNRTFLDLEIRILPSGKNHILLLFFTDSESSSSETPNIFLRDSELRSMIFQKSANAILLLNPEDDRILEINHTSSQYFETEGSSEILNIPFSDLLAEGFSPSEYESRKKKILSGEGVSWEVEFKTFRDRKFWGYASFRILTSNLNRIVLVQIKDITDKINARKSLLKQSKTIAEHEANLNAIIENSDAMIWSINTNYELLIFNSQFQKMMQDFYHSEISTGFNVFQKELPPDIVQYWKEFYDRALSGERFSVTRSRPNQDGSFVFSELSFYPIVNTEDTITGVSAVSVDITDKKLAEEKFRLLFERSSEPHVLYDESGIFECNPATLKMLRCPDKKLVLGRHPADFSAQIQADGKRERESISELEAIALKKGSYTFEWIYKRFNGEEFQTEITLTPMLINQKRVFLAVWHEITERKVYEDSLKRAKEIAEAASKAKTDFLAMMSHEIRTPLNGVIGTVSLLEGTSLNVEQKEYLDIIKSSGQNLLILLNDILDLSRIESGQLKLEMQPVSPEKLTKDVVNLFRSMAEEKGLVIESRISSQVPNWIISDPYRLRQILMNLLGNSVKFTEKGKILVDVEAEKFPNEKLRLIFRVQDTGIGIAEDKLELLFKAFNQVDSSTTRKYGGSGLGLTISKKLAELMKGEIIVKSQVGRGSEFSLSLITERLEYRIPVGVQELHSKNLATTAILSIQEFTLRDQIKKFCERNGFSVKIVRTAKEAIRALVEEDRIGIFLTDLNFPDMTLPEVLDELKNQNPTLKLTIILFMEKELRDSYYLVTEGLFNRPGFKIFMMFKPILLDELSKNFEKAFPTKTLKEEKQGDSKKLLSEKIPLKILLVEDNVINQKIALRLLSKLGYSADTALNGVEAIANLQNNRYDLIFMDIQMPEMDGFETTFHIRKDFAKQKPTIVAMTANAMEGDKEKCLEAGMDAYISKPIQTQDIESTIVLLFQS, translated from the coding sequence ATGTCCATCTTACGATCTGATTCAGACTTTCTCATTCTCGATTCCGCCGGACAGGCGGTGACCTGGAATTTCTCCGAGCCGCTTCGAGAATTTTCGGAGAATTTGGACCATCAAATCCATCCTTCCCAGTGGAATTGGTCGGAAAGCGATTCCTGGGATTCTCTGTGGAAAAGCGCGCAGAATCTAAAAGAAAATTCGGCCTTTTTTAAGACCGCGTATCGAAACCGAAATCGAACCTTTTTGGATTTGGAAATTCGGATCCTTCCTTCCGGCAAAAATCATATTCTGCTTTTATTTTTTACCGATTCGGAATCCTCTTCCTCGGAAACTCCGAACATCTTTTTGAGGGATTCCGAACTTCGTTCGATGATCTTTCAGAAATCGGCGAACGCGATTCTTTTGTTAAACCCCGAAGACGATCGGATTTTAGAAATCAATCATACGTCGAGTCAGTATTTCGAAACCGAAGGTTCATCCGAAATTTTGAATATTCCATTTTCCGATTTATTGGCGGAGGGATTCTCCCCTTCCGAATACGAATCCAGAAAAAAAAAGATTCTTTCGGGAGAAGGAGTTTCCTGGGAAGTGGAATTCAAAACGTTTCGGGACAGAAAATTCTGGGGATACGCTTCGTTTCGAATTCTCACCTCGAATCTAAACCGGATCGTTCTCGTACAAATCAAGGATATCACCGATAAGATCAACGCTCGCAAATCGCTTTTGAAACAATCCAAAACGATCGCGGAACACGAAGCGAATCTGAACGCGATCATCGAAAATTCGGACGCGATGATCTGGTCCATCAATACGAATTATGAATTGCTAATATTCAATTCCCAGTTTCAGAAGATGATGCAGGATTTTTATCATTCCGAAATCTCGACAGGTTTTAACGTGTTCCAAAAGGAACTTCCTCCCGATATCGTCCAGTATTGGAAAGAATTTTACGATCGGGCTCTTTCCGGGGAACGATTTAGCGTAACTCGAAGCAGACCGAATCAGGACGGCAGTTTTGTGTTCAGCGAACTTTCCTTTTATCCCATCGTGAACACGGAAGATACGATCACGGGAGTCAGCGCGGTTTCCGTGGACATCACGGATAAAAAATTAGCCGAAGAAAAGTTCAGACTTCTTTTCGAACGTTCGAGCGAACCGCACGTTCTCTACGACGAATCCGGAATTTTCGAATGTAACCCCGCGACTTTGAAGATGCTTCGTTGTCCCGATAAAAAACTCGTCCTCGGAAGACATCCCGCGGATTTTTCGGCGCAGATACAAGCCGACGGAAAAAGGGAGCGGGAAAGTATTTCCGAGTTAGAGGCGATCGCTCTGAAAAAAGGTTCTTATACGTTCGAATGGATTTACAAACGGTTTAACGGAGAAGAATTCCAAACCGAAATCACTCTGACTCCGATGTTGATCAATCAGAAACGAGTCTTTCTCGCGGTTTGGCACGAGATCACGGAACGTAAAGTATATGAGGATTCTCTAAAGCGCGCCAAGGAGATCGCCGAGGCCGCTTCGAAAGCGAAAACGGACTTCCTCGCGATGATGAGCCACGAGATCCGAACTCCTTTGAACGGAGTGATCGGCACGGTGAGTCTTTTGGAAGGAACCTCGCTCAACGTGGAACAGAAGGAATATCTGGACATCATCAAGTCGAGCGGTCAAAATCTTCTAATTTTGTTAAACGACATTCTGGATCTTTCCAGAATCGAATCGGGCCAGCTCAAACTCGAAATGCAACCCGTTTCTCCCGAAAAACTCACCAAGGACGTGGTCAATCTTTTTCGTTCGATGGCAGAAGAGAAAGGTCTTGTGATCGAATCCAGAATTTCCTCCCAGGTTCCGAACTGGATCATCTCCGATCCGTATCGACTCAGGCAGATTCTCATGAACCTTCTCGGCAACTCGGTGAAGTTCACGGAAAAAGGAAAAATTCTCGTGGATGTGGAAGCCGAAAAGTTTCCGAACGAAAAGTTACGATTGATCTTTCGCGTTCAAGACACGGGGATCGGAATCGCGGAAGACAAATTGGAACTTCTTTTCAAAGCGTTCAATCAAGTCGATTCTTCCACGACCCGTAAATACGGAGGCTCGGGTCTCGGCCTTACCATCAGTAAAAAATTGGCCGAACTTATGAAAGGAGAAATCATCGTCAAAAGCCAAGTGGGCCGCGGTTCCGAATTCTCCCTTTCGCTCATCACGGAAAGATTGGAATATAGAATTCCGGTCGGAGTTCAGGAACTTCATTCCAAAAACTTGGCGACTACCGCCATTCTTTCCATCCAAGAATTCACTCTCAGAGATCAGATCAAAAAGTTCTGCGAACGAAACGGGTTTTCCGTTAAGATTGTACGAACCGCAAAGGAGGCGATCCGCGCGCTCGTAGAGGAGGATCGAATCGGAATCTTTCTTACGGATCTCAACTTTCCGGACATGACATTGCCCGAGGTTCTCGACGAACTCAAAAATCAAAACCCGACCTTAAAACTTACGATCATTCTTTTTATGGAAAAGGAACTCAGGGATTCGTATTATCTCGTCACGGAAGGATTGTTCAATCGTCCTGGGTTTAAGATTTTTATGATGTTTAAACCGATTCTTTTGGACGAACTGAGTAAGAATTTCGAAAAGGCGTTTCCTACAAAAACCTTAAAGGAAGAGAAACAAGGAGATTCGAAAAAACTTCTTTCGGAAAAAATTCCTCTGAAGATTCTTTTGGTGGAGGACAACGTAATCAATCAGAAGATCGCGCTCCGACTTCTTTCCAAACTCGGTTACTCCGCGGACACGGCGCTGAACGGCGTCGAGGCGATCGCAAATCTTCAAAACAACCGATACGATCTGATCTTTATGGATATTCAAATGCCCGAGATGGACGGATTCGAAACCACGTTTCATATCCGAAAGGATTTCGCAAAACAAAAACCCACGATCGTCGCGATGACGGCTAACGCGATGGAAGGCGACAAGGAAAAATGTCTGGAAGCGGGAATGGACGCGTATATCTCGAAACCGATCCAGACTCAGGACATAGAATCGACGATCGTTCTTCTGTTTCAGTCTTAG
- a CDS encoding sensor histidine kinase: MEPIPITEERYQLLFDLSRDGLAIHSEGKILRANDALVQMLGYDSVDEVLGKSVLQFVHHRSQNVVKQRIQKMNQEGVAVGVLEEEFVRKDGSTLFVEVVATAFFENERQYVQVIVRDINTRRRAELELERLRSKLKTTRDRLIGVIEGTKDAICAVDINFRVIAFNSSFELNFWKLYGKKIEEGNLLPELILDPLERSVVIENWSRALRGEVYTTERTMRGFVQDVAILEISYSSIKDSSHNLIGATQIIRDITERKRGEEKLKKTLEEKEVMLKEIHHRVKNNLQVVASLLGLQAEHSENEKISQILKECERRIQSMALIHKELYQSENITKIDFYDYLNTLLVSLLHSFGKEKKVEFRISSKPNFVSIETAIPLGLIVNELVTNSLKYAFPDENSGLISVKLRSDMNESVLEVEDNGIGMPEKFDLAKSESLGLRLVEILSKQLRGKSSLLPGNEDKGTKFQVRFKI, from the coding sequence ATGGAACCGATCCCAATTACAGAAGAACGTTATCAGCTCCTTTTTGATCTCTCCCGAGACGGTCTGGCGATTCATTCCGAAGGAAAAATTCTAAGAGCGAATGACGCGCTCGTTCAAATGCTCGGGTACGACTCGGTCGACGAGGTGCTTGGAAAATCCGTTCTTCAATTTGTACATCATAGATCGCAAAACGTAGTAAAACAAAGAATCCAAAAAATGAACCAAGAAGGCGTTGCTGTCGGAGTTCTCGAGGAGGAATTCGTTCGCAAAGACGGTTCCACCTTGTTCGTCGAAGTAGTCGCCACGGCGTTCTTTGAAAACGAACGCCAGTATGTTCAAGTGATCGTAAGGGACATCAATACGCGAAGAAGAGCCGAGTTGGAATTGGAAAGACTCCGTTCCAAACTCAAAACCACAAGGGATCGATTGATCGGCGTGATCGAAGGAACCAAGGATGCGATCTGCGCGGTGGACATCAACTTCCGAGTGATCGCGTTCAATTCTTCCTTCGAGCTGAACTTCTGGAAACTCTACGGTAAAAAAATCGAAGAGGGAAATCTTTTACCCGAACTCATTTTGGATCCGCTCGAACGAAGTGTGGTCATCGAAAATTGGAGCCGCGCTCTCCGAGGTGAGGTCTACACGACGGAAAGAACGATGCGCGGTTTCGTTCAGGACGTGGCTATATTAGAAATCAGTTATAGTTCCATAAAGGATTCTTCCCACAATCTGATCGGCGCGACGCAGATCATCCGCGACATCACCGAAAGAAAACGCGGTGAGGAAAAGCTCAAAAAAACCCTGGAAGAAAAGGAAGTGATGTTGAAGGAGATTCATCACAGAGTGAAGAATAATCTTCAAGTGGTCGCGAGTCTTTTGGGTTTACAGGCGGAACATTCCGAAAACGAAAAGATCTCCCAGATCTTAAAGGAATGCGAACGTAGAATCCAATCCATGGCCCTCATTCATAAGGAACTCTATCAATCCGAGAATATTACAAAAATCGATTTTTATGATTATCTAAACACTCTTCTCGTAAGTCTTCTTCATTCTTTCGGAAAAGAGAAGAAGGTTGAATTTCGAATTTCCTCAAAACCGAATTTTGTTTCGATCGAAACCGCGATTCCATTGGGATTGATCGTAAACGAACTCGTCACCAATTCCTTAAAATACGCGTTCCCGGACGAGAACTCGGGGCTTATTTCCGTCAAACTCCGATCGGATATGAACGAATCCGTTTTGGAAGTGGAAGATAACGGAATCGGAATGCCCGAAAAATTCGATCTCGCAAAATCGGAATCCTTGGGTTTACGCCTTGTGGAAATTCTTTCCAAACAGTTGAGAGGAAAGTCTTCTCTTCTTCCCGGCAACGAAGATAAGGGAACGAAGTTTCAGGTTCGATTTAAGATCTAA
- a CDS encoding ABC-F family ATP-binding cassette domain-containing protein, translated as MNLISVDKISKEIGAKVLLDQISFGINEGEKIGILGINGSGKTTLLKMLAGLDVPDSGQILKNKILQTSVLSQSPSFDPDHSILEHIFSSPSPLLKTVRSYEAVCERLESGDSDVEEEYNRLMQEMDRLDAWELESWFRSLLKELAIPDLSLKMGSLSGGMLKKVALAQTLIEESNLIILDEPTNHLDVDAILWLQDYLIETKKAVLLVTHDRYFLEEVCDRIIELENGNLFSFPGNFGFYLEKKAEAEIVREKTEQKEKQFLKKELEWLRRQPKARGTKQKGRTDRALEVLNRKKTGKEIVLDFSVSGRRLGKKILELKNLNKSYQKTLISNFSYTFKNGERIGVVGPNGAGKSTLLNLIAGREKPDSGDVSVGMNTNFGYFDQISKELSGDTRVIEYIKKECGVSVKMSDDRVLSAADMLELFLFDGRLQAGYIKNLSGGERRRLYLVSILMTNPNFLILDEPTNDLDIKTLSVLEEFLAEFGGCILAVSHDRYFMDRTVDYLFVFEGNGVVEKFPGNYSEYLEYKNYLNKQKDKKEPETRVKENDSSKTKKGLNFNQKKELETLEAEIAELEGEEKKLTEILQSGAGKPEELVSSGNRLTEIHSILPLKMERWEELQNLL; from the coding sequence ATGAATTTAATATCCGTCGACAAGATCTCGAAAGAGATCGGCGCCAAAGTTTTACTCGATCAAATCAGTTTCGGAATCAACGAGGGAGAAAAAATCGGAATCCTCGGAATCAACGGTTCCGGTAAAACGACCCTTTTAAAAATGCTCGCGGGTTTGGACGTTCCCGATAGCGGGCAGATTTTGAAGAACAAAATTCTTCAGACCTCCGTTTTATCGCAGTCGCCTTCTTTTGATCCGGATCATTCCATCTTGGAACATATCTTTTCGAGTCCGAGTCCGCTCTTAAAAACGGTTCGTTCTTACGAAGCGGTTTGCGAACGTCTGGAATCCGGCGACTCGGACGTAGAGGAAGAATACAATCGTTTGATGCAGGAGATGGATCGTCTCGATGCTTGGGAGCTCGAGTCTTGGTTCCGATCGCTCTTGAAGGAATTGGCGATCCCCGATCTTTCCTTGAAGATGGGTTCTCTTTCGGGGGGAATGCTCAAGAAAGTCGCATTAGCACAAACGTTAATCGAAGAATCCAATCTGATCATTCTCGACGAACCGACCAACCATTTGGACGTGGACGCGATTCTGTGGCTTCAGGATTATCTGATCGAAACGAAAAAGGCGGTCCTTCTCGTAACCCACGATCGTTATTTTTTGGAAGAGGTCTGCGATCGGATCATAGAACTGGAGAATGGAAATTTATTTTCCTTTCCGGGGAACTTCGGATTTTATCTCGAAAAAAAAGCCGAAGCCGAAATCGTCCGCGAAAAAACCGAACAAAAGGAAAAACAGTTTCTCAAAAAGGAATTGGAATGGCTCCGAAGACAACCCAAAGCCCGTGGAACAAAACAAAAAGGAAGAACGGACCGCGCGCTCGAGGTTTTAAACCGGAAAAAAACCGGAAAGGAAATCGTTTTGGATTTTTCGGTTTCGGGAAGAAGGCTCGGCAAAAAGATTCTCGAGTTGAAAAACCTCAACAAATCATATCAAAAAACTCTAATATCTAATTTTTCTTATACGTTTAAAAACGGGGAACGGATCGGAGTCGTGGGTCCGAACGGGGCCGGAAAATCCACGCTTCTCAATCTGATCGCGGGACGGGAAAAACCCGATTCGGGCGACGTAAGCGTAGGGATGAACACGAACTTCGGTTACTTCGATCAGATTTCCAAGGAACTCTCCGGAGATACGCGAGTGATCGAATACATCAAAAAAGAATGCGGAGTTTCCGTAAAGATGAGCGACGATCGCGTTTTGAGCGCGGCGGATATGCTCGAACTTTTTCTCTTCGACGGAAGATTGCAGGCGGGATATATCAAAAATCTTTCGGGCGGAGAACGAAGAAGGTTGTATCTCGTTTCGATTCTTATGACTAATCCGAACTTTTTGATTTTGGACGAACCTACGAACGACTTGGACATCAAAACCTTGTCGGTTTTGGAGGAATTTCTCGCCGAATTCGGCGGTTGTATTCTCGCGGTTTCCCACGATCGTTACTTTATGGACCGGACCGTGGATTATCTTTTTGTCTTCGAAGGGAACGGGGTGGTCGAAAAATTTCCGGGAAACTATTCCGAATATTTGGAATATAAGAATTATCTAAACAAGCAGAAAGATAAAAAAGAACCCGAAACGAGAGTCAAGGAGAACGATTCTTCCAAAACCAAAAAAGGTCTGAATTTCAATCAGAAAAAGGAACTCGAAACCTTGGAAGCGGAAATCGCGGAACTCGAAGGGGAGGAAAAGAAACTCACCGAAATTCTCCAATCGGGCGCGGGAAAACCCGAAGAACTCGTTTCTTCCGGGAACAGACTTACCGAGATTCACTCCATTCTTCCCTTAAAGATGGAACGTTGGGAAGAACTTCAAAATCTACTTTAA
- a CDS encoding LIC11435 family protein produces MWNKILLYFVLLLIVSLSVFAEEENQYLEWKPVPEAGSYMVEIKDSSGRITREKTKSTRFEVNLPPGIYEHRIGVLNKFGRVSVFSEWISFEVILSRAPVVDPESNMKLLKEKLGPSLVVKGENFTEAMNVSLLLPSGETIKPEFEYINSKEIKIKIEGLNLKNGSYTLSLENPRNKKTAKKGFLVLADSEQELAEIVKQNERENRVATPGINWGPALQSAVLPGWGQSNQDKTYRTWIFPILIAGAIAYSAQQYSEYNASLAALDQSKNLNSSLLLLDNPTFIPFATYNYLQVQSDYSNAVSHYNSFNVSLGIVALLYLLNVSDAAFVGPSSSKTTVSESDRKFVPYFKTGTIDSRNGGTGSGNFFPNSFEFGMKIFL; encoded by the coding sequence ATGTGGAATAAGATTCTTTTATACTTCGTTCTTTTGTTGATCGTTTCCCTTTCGGTTTTTGCGGAAGAGGAAAATCAATATTTGGAATGGAAACCCGTACCCGAAGCGGGATCCTATATGGTCGAAATCAAGGATTCCAGCGGAAGGATCACGAGGGAAAAAACGAAGTCAACGCGCTTCGAGGTCAATCTTCCCCCCGGGATTTACGAACACAGAATCGGCGTTTTGAATAAGTTCGGAAGGGTTTCCGTTTTTTCGGAATGGATTTCCTTCGAGGTGATTCTTTCCCGCGCTCCCGTGGTCGATCCGGAATCCAACATGAAATTGTTAAAGGAAAAACTCGGGCCCTCGCTCGTCGTAAAGGGAGAGAACTTTACCGAGGCGATGAACGTTAGTCTTCTTTTACCCTCCGGAGAAACGATCAAACCCGAATTCGAATATATCAACTCGAAGGAAATCAAGATCAAAATCGAAGGTTTGAATCTGAAAAACGGGAGTTATACTCTTTCCCTGGAAAATCCTCGAAACAAAAAGACCGCGAAAAAAGGTTTTTTGGTCTTGGCCGATTCCGAACAAGAACTTGCGGAAATCGTAAAGCAGAACGAACGGGAGAATCGGGTCGCAACGCCCGGAATCAACTGGGGTCCTGCGTTGCAATCGGCCGTTCTTCCGGGTTGGGGACAATCCAATCAGGACAAAACGTATAGAACTTGGATTTTTCCGATCTTGATCGCGGGAGCAATCGCCTATTCGGCGCAACAGTATTCGGAGTATAACGCGAGTTTGGCGGCCTTAGATCAAAGTAAGAATCTGAATTCGAGTCTTCTTCTACTCGATAATCCGACTTTTATTCCGTTTGCGACTTACAACTACCTGCAGGTCCAGTCGGACTATTCAAACGCGGTTTCGCATTACAATTCGTTTAACGTTTCCTTGGGAATTGTGGCATTGCTTTACCTTTTAAATGTGTCAGATGCGGCATTTGTCGGCCCGTCCTCTTCGAAAACGACGGTCTCGGAATCGGACCGCAAATTCGTCCCGTATTTCAAAACCGGGACGATCGATTCCAGAAACGGAGGAACTGGTTCCGGCAATTTTTTTCCAAATTCATTTGAATTTGGGATGAAAATTTTTCTATAG
- a CDS encoding FecR domain-containing protein — protein MRYLTEGKYVVSFLTGLIVLFSVLLYLHITSGHKKGNNPEIGKIIFKNRKAQRKFDSEVVWEEIETEMKVRNRDTVRTDDGAEAILVLNDGTEIKLDQKSMIFLDFSDKNLSIDFAYGSVSANKDSGTEMKIKSGETTVEVNKGDLKLSKSEDQALNLEVSKGNAKVKSGNQESNVANNQAIELKNGKSEIRSLSISLNSPQERKFFQTSGGSYPVSFGWNKVESVKDYTLEISNHPSFSKNVIRTKSNSISLNKSLEKGTYFWRVTAVNPGSGTPEYSETRSLIILGELKPSLFAPSKSEEFKFTSNPPNVVFQWTPSDFTKNYTFELAKDKTFKETVVSQEIQGTLYRWDKTKEGTYYARVTPKPLMNDLKTSVSETISFNVRKLEKPEPPVLKKPSDQEEVSLRKISKEGNLFVWTGSADLAEYNLEIANDSDFKNILFSKKTNSSSATSSPIANAGVYYWRVKANPKEGEPISSSARKFTVQSQENLDLLFPANQQELGHPANQKLTFRWQRPEPSGVYKLEVSKNSEFSENVIRENFRASSGTISLPSVGEYYWKVSLLGSNGENLLTSKTQNFKTSDSAPFLSQNSPATEESIDITNRESIDFRWETEGNTESITLEIFEVRAKGNKTIWKRELKGDSYSFKDFGILEEGKFQWRISAKYKDKAGIQKFTIPVSRNFEIKLSKTIRPPEILSPKEIYVE, from the coding sequence ATGAGATACTTGACTGAAGGAAAATACGTAGTATCTTTTTTGACGGGGCTGATAGTCCTCTTCAGTGTATTACTGTACCTTCATATAACTTCCGGTCACAAAAAGGGAAACAATCCCGAAATCGGAAAAATCATATTCAAAAACCGTAAAGCTCAGAGAAAATTCGACTCCGAGGTGGTCTGGGAGGAAATCGAAACCGAAATGAAGGTTCGAAACCGAGACACGGTCCGCACCGACGACGGGGCGGAAGCCATTCTCGTTTTGAACGACGGGACCGAAATCAAACTCGATCAAAAGAGTATGATCTTTCTCGACTTTTCGGATAAGAATCTTTCCATCGATTTCGCATACGGTTCCGTTTCCGCGAACAAGGACAGTGGAACCGAGATGAAGATCAAAAGCGGTGAGACGACCGTCGAAGTCAACAAAGGCGATCTAAAACTTTCCAAATCCGAAGACCAGGCCCTGAACCTCGAAGTTTCCAAAGGAAACGCAAAGGTAAAATCGGGAAACCAAGAATCGAACGTGGCGAACAACCAAGCCATCGAACTCAAAAACGGAAAATCCGAAATTCGATCCTTATCCATCTCTCTCAATTCTCCGCAGGAAAGAAAATTTTTTCAAACATCGGGCGGTTCTTATCCGGTTTCTTTCGGCTGGAACAAGGTCGAATCGGTAAAAGATTATACGTTGGAAATTTCGAATCATCCTAGTTTTTCCAAAAACGTGATCCGAACAAAATCGAATTCCATTTCGCTGAACAAATCCCTGGAAAAGGGAACTTACTTTTGGAGAGTCACCGCGGTCAATCCGGGAAGTGGAACTCCGGAATACAGCGAAACCCGCTCCTTAATTATATTAGGAGAATTGAAACCTTCTCTCTTCGCTCCATCCAAATCCGAGGAGTTCAAGTTCACATCCAATCCTCCGAACGTCGTCTTCCAATGGACACCTTCGGATTTTACGAAGAATTACACGTTCGAACTCGCAAAGGATAAAACCTTTAAGGAAACGGTCGTCAGTCAGGAAATCCAAGGAACCTTGTATCGCTGGGATAAAACGAAGGAAGGAACGTATTACGCAAGGGTCACTCCGAAACCTTTGATGAACGACTTGAAAACGTCCGTATCGGAAACGATTTCGTTTAACGTAAGAAAGCTGGAAAAACCCGAACCTCCCGTATTGAAAAAACCTTCCGATCAGGAAGAGGTATCCTTACGCAAAATTTCCAAAGAAGGAAATCTATTTGTTTGGACCGGCTCCGCCGACTTAGCGGAATACAATCTTGAAATCGCAAACGATTCCGACTTTAAGAATATTCTATTCTCCAAAAAAACGAATTCTTCTTCCGCGACTTCCTCCCCGATCGCCAACGCGGGCGTTTACTACTGGAGGGTCAAAGCGAACCCGAAAGAAGGAGAGCCGATCTCTTCGTCCGCCAGAAAATTTACGGTTCAATCTCAGGAGAATTTGGATCTTCTGTTTCCCGCAAATCAGCAGGAACTCGGACATCCGGCCAATCAAAAACTTACGTTTCGTTGGCAAAGACCCGAACCTTCGGGAGTATATAAATTGGAAGTCTCCAAAAATTCCGAGTTCAGCGAGAACGTGATTCGCGAGAATTTCCGTGCGTCCTCCGGAACGATCTCTCTTCCTTCCGTGGGAGAATACTATTGGAAGGTTTCGCTGCTCGGATCCAATGGGGAGAATTTATTGACCAGTAAAACCCAGAACTTTAAAACCTCGGACAGCGCTCCTTTCCTAAGCCAGAACAGTCCGGCCACCGAGGAAAGTATAGACATCACCAATCGGGAAAGTATAGACTTCCGATGGGAAACCGAGGGAAACACGGAATCGATCACGTTGGAAATTTTCGAGGTTCGTGCAAAAGGAAATAAAACGATTTGGAAACGCGAACTCAAGGGCGATTCCTATTCGTTTAAGGATTTTGGAATATTAGAAGAAGGTAAATTTCAGTGGAGAATCTCCGCGAAATACAAGGACAAGGCGGGAATTCAGAAGTTCACGATTCCCGTTTCCAGAAATTTTGAAATTAAGTTGAGTAAGACGATCCGACCTCCGGAAATACTTTCGCCGAAGGAAATTTATGTGGAATAA
- a CDS encoding peptidylprolyl isomerase, translating to MATALFKTNYGNFSVFLDEERAPITAGNFIKLAKDGFYNGLTFHRVIKNFMIQGGCPTGNGTGGPGYKIQDEFHKDLKNEKFTLSMANAGPNTGGSQFFINVRDNFYLDNRHAVFGKVTEGSDIVEKISETETGFQDKPTKAVVIESITFSE from the coding sequence ATGGCAACTGCATTATTTAAGACAAATTATGGAAATTTTTCGGTCTTTCTGGACGAAGAAAGAGCTCCGATCACTGCGGGCAATTTTATCAAATTAGCGAAGGACGGATTTTACAACGGTCTTACATTTCACCGTGTTATCAAAAATTTTATGATCCAAGGAGGTTGTCCGACGGGGAACGGAACGGGCGGGCCCGGATACAAGATCCAAGACGAGTTTCACAAGGATCTTAAGAATGAGAAATTCACCCTTTCTATGGCAAACGCGGGACCGAACACGGGTGGATCTCAATTTTTTATCAACGTAAGAGACAATTTCTATTTGGACAACCGCCACGCCGTGTTTGGAAAGGTTACCGAAGGATCGGATATCGTGGAAAAAATTTCCGAAACCGAAACCGGTTTCCAAGACAAACCAACGAAAGCAGTCGTGATCGAGTCTATCACATTTTCTGAATAA